One Nesterenkonia populi DNA window includes the following coding sequences:
- the fdhD gene encoding formate dehydrogenase accessory sulfurtransferase FdhD, with product MGRLIQRKRVTRVIRPQEGDAVASHRTKLDSIAVEEPLELRLGGESFTVTMRTPGNDFELAAGFMVAEGLVVSAEQLRGLRYCSGQDEFGNQTYNVIDVGMDPVLAQSALSGKRNVTTTSACGICGTTSIDAVEKTLPPGRGSRDLSITAEQLLSLPDALRDSQALFSKTGGVHAAGLFGADGELLCLREDVGRHNAVDKVVGWGLMEGRLPLAGTALQVSGRASFELVQKAALAGVELLSAVGAPSSLAVDLADRSGLTLAGFSRGKSINVYTHPERIIDLAEDDASASEIQPGRDAAGRSVPAERNTEQAVNAPA from the coding sequence ATGGGCCGTCTGATCCAGCGCAAACGCGTCACCCGGGTGATCCGTCCCCAGGAGGGGGACGCCGTTGCCAGCCACCGCACCAAGCTCGACTCCATCGCCGTGGAGGAGCCCCTGGAGCTGCGCCTGGGCGGCGAGTCCTTCACCGTGACGATGCGCACCCCCGGCAACGACTTCGAGCTCGCCGCTGGGTTCATGGTCGCCGAGGGGCTGGTGGTCTCCGCCGAGCAGCTGCGCGGGCTGCGCTACTGCTCCGGGCAGGACGAGTTCGGCAACCAGACCTACAACGTGATCGACGTCGGCATGGACCCGGTGCTCGCTCAGTCGGCGCTGTCCGGAAAGCGCAACGTCACCACCACCTCCGCCTGCGGGATCTGCGGCACCACCAGCATCGACGCCGTGGAGAAGACCCTCCCGCCGGGGCGCGGCAGCCGAGACCTGAGCATCACTGCCGAGCAGCTCCTCAGCCTCCCCGACGCGCTGCGCGACTCCCAGGCGCTCTTCTCCAAGACCGGCGGAGTCCATGCCGCCGGCCTCTTCGGCGCCGACGGTGAGCTGCTCTGCCTCCGTGAGGACGTGGGCCGGCACAACGCGGTGGACAAAGTGGTCGGCTGGGGCCTCATGGAGGGCCGGCTCCCCCTGGCCGGAACCGCCCTGCAGGTCTCCGGCCGTGCGAGCTTCGAGCTCGTCCAGAAGGCCGCGCTCGCCGGGGTGGAGCTGCTCTCCGCCGTGGGGGCGCCGTCCTCGCTCGCCGTGGACCTCGCAGACCGTTCCGGGCTCACCCTGGCCGGTTTCTCCCGGGGGAAGAGCATCAACGTGTACACCCACCCCGAGCGGATCATCGACCTCGCCGAGGACGATGCCTCCGCCTCCGAGATCCAGCCCGGGCGTGATGCCGCAGGCCGCTCCGTTCCCGCAGAGCGGAACACTGAACAGGCCGTGAATGCGCCCGCCTGA
- a CDS encoding molybdopterin molybdotransferase MoeA, producing MLSLAEARRRAAAAEPAPARRVPLGEAGGLISAEGVRARLDIPHVSTSAMDGWAVSDAGSHGGWEVIPERAEGPADILPALRPGQAAGVVTGSPVPEGTVSVLRQEHSEHSQRSLRALPETPDLEPGRNIRPRGVEASQGDSLLPAGVRITPARAAAAAVAGYDELLARPAPTVRLVLTGTEVVTSGIPGPGQVRDVFGVALPSMLTGLGAVPAASARLQDDLGQMLEQLRTASEDVVITTGGTAHSRADVLRPALEKLGAEIVVDSVDIRPGHPALLARHAQRWVLGLPGNPLAGFAALSALGVPLLSALAGRTAPSLRLTAAEQLTGARRGLRLLPASAAQDGVRASGHDKSHMMRGLAEADVFAVVPPAGISAGEPVECFEVPGALPSLRRTHEEQ from the coding sequence ATGCTGAGCCTTGCTGAGGCGCGACGACGAGCCGCGGCGGCCGAGCCTGCGCCTGCCCGGCGAGTGCCGCTGGGGGAGGCCGGCGGCCTGATCAGCGCGGAAGGGGTTCGTGCCCGGCTGGACATTCCGCACGTCTCAACCTCCGCCATGGACGGCTGGGCGGTGAGCGATGCAGGGTCCCACGGCGGCTGGGAGGTCATCCCGGAGCGCGCCGAGGGCCCTGCGGACATTCTGCCGGCGCTGCGCCCCGGCCAGGCAGCAGGAGTCGTCACCGGGTCTCCCGTCCCGGAGGGCACCGTCTCCGTCCTTCGTCAGGAGCACAGCGAGCACAGTCAGCGTTCCCTCCGCGCGCTTCCGGAAACTCCTGATCTTGAGCCGGGGCGCAACATCCGGCCCCGCGGGGTGGAAGCCTCCCAGGGGGACTCGCTGCTGCCCGCAGGGGTGCGGATCACCCCAGCCAGGGCCGCGGCGGCCGCCGTCGCCGGATACGACGAGCTGCTCGCCCGTCCGGCCCCGACAGTCAGGCTGGTGCTGACCGGCACGGAGGTGGTCACCTCCGGCATCCCTGGGCCCGGGCAGGTGCGTGATGTCTTCGGAGTCGCCCTGCCCTCGATGCTCACCGGGCTCGGTGCGGTTCCCGCGGCCTCCGCCCGGCTGCAGGACGACCTCGGCCAGATGCTCGAGCAGCTGCGCACCGCATCAGAGGATGTGGTCATCACCACCGGCGGCACCGCTCACTCTCGGGCGGATGTGCTCCGGCCGGCCCTGGAGAAGCTCGGTGCGGAGATCGTCGTCGACTCTGTGGACATACGACCCGGCCACCCGGCTCTGCTGGCCCGGCACGCCCAGCGGTGGGTGCTCGGCCTTCCGGGCAACCCCCTCGCCGGCTTCGCCGCGCTCTCGGCGCTCGGCGTTCCGCTGCTGTCAGCGCTGGCCGGCCGGACCGCGCCCAGCCTGCGGCTCACCGCCGCCGAGCAGCTCACGGGCGCCCGCCGGGGCCTCCGCCTGCTCCCCGCCAGCGCGGCCCAGGACGGTGTTCGTGCTTCCGGGCACGACAAATCCCACATGATGCGGGGCCTGGCTGAGGCTGATGTCTTCGCCGTCGTGCCGCCCGCGGGGATCTCGGCCGGAGAGCCCGTGGAATGTTTCGAGGTCCCCGGCGCGTTGCCCTCTCTACGCCGTACCCACGAGGAGCAGTGA
- a CDS encoding DUF6457 domain-containing protein, whose protein sequence is MSVSENPEKSESQLTREAIELWVDELKEHLEIPETEIDINKLLKLAGVAAHTVVRPAAPVSTYVIGYVVGLAEASGQATYEQAFNAASRVAEHLLEQRQQAEG, encoded by the coding sequence ATGTCTGTCAGCGAAAACCCTGAAAAGTCCGAGTCGCAGCTCACCAGGGAAGCTATTGAGCTCTGGGTCGACGAGCTCAAGGAGCACCTGGAGATCCCCGAGACTGAGATCGACATCAATAAGCTGCTGAAGCTTGCCGGCGTCGCCGCGCACACCGTCGTCCGCCCCGCAGCGCCGGTGAGCACCTACGTCATCGGATACGTGGTCGGCCTGGCCGAAGCCTCCGGGCAGGCCACCTACGAGCAGGCCTTCAATGCCGCCAGCCGGGTCGCTGAGCACCTGCTGGAGCAGCGCCAGCAGGCCGAGGGCTGA
- a CDS encoding OFA family MFS transporter, whose product MAPSADTRADSYRKITAGPGFNRWLIPPAALAIHMCIGQVYGTSVYQGRLAEHFSEDPLVGIFGQILGPIFGGEDAAQTAVAFFAFSLSIVLLGLSAALFGKWVDSRGPRMAMLASTVCWVSGFLVGSVGIFTQQLWLVGLGYGVIGGIGLGIGYIAPVSTLMKWFPDRPGLGTGMAIMGFGVGAMIAAPFSNMMMGIFDDMGADEGASVGYLFLTLAVVYGLMMLFAAWIVRVPPEGWKPEGFDPDTKKSSKMISAGNVTANNAVKTPQFWLLWVVLFVNITASIGLLPQAASFVQDFFREDDGETFAHPEVAAVAAAGFVGYLSLTNTLGRFIWASTSDKIGRKPIYMIYLGLGAALYVALGMFGNTNMAAFIILIGIILSFYGGGFATIPAYLRDLFGTVQVGAIHGRLLTCWSAAGIVGPAIVNITLDAADGVPGEDLTAADYRPALFIMAGLLVVGFIANLMVRPVSEKWHEESKPSEDDEDKDDAEEKAEAETQKKGSDTKVEPAGAPIVPVPVAWVVVSIPMLYGLVYTFINAIQLFFPPEPDEVDGDDAETEASGLLTAARLAAAAVRSVHSVIS is encoded by the coding sequence ATGGCTCCAAGCGCCGACACGCGCGCAGACTCCTACCGCAAGATCACTGCGGGTCCGGGGTTCAACCGCTGGCTCATCCCACCGGCCGCCCTGGCAATCCACATGTGCATCGGGCAGGTCTACGGCACCTCGGTGTACCAGGGGCGGCTGGCCGAGCACTTCTCCGAGGACCCGCTGGTGGGCATCTTCGGCCAGATCCTCGGCCCCATCTTCGGCGGTGAGGACGCAGCCCAGACCGCGGTGGCGTTCTTCGCGTTCTCCCTGTCCATCGTGCTGCTGGGCCTCTCCGCAGCCCTGTTCGGCAAGTGGGTGGACTCCCGCGGCCCCCGGATGGCGATGCTGGCATCCACGGTCTGCTGGGTCTCCGGCTTCCTGGTCGGCTCTGTCGGCATCTTCACCCAGCAGCTCTGGCTGGTGGGCCTGGGCTACGGCGTCATCGGCGGCATCGGCCTGGGCATCGGCTACATCGCCCCAGTCTCCACGCTGATGAAATGGTTCCCGGACCGTCCCGGCCTGGGCACCGGCATGGCCATCATGGGCTTCGGCGTCGGCGCGATGATCGCCGCACCGTTCTCGAACATGATGATGGGCATCTTCGATGACATGGGTGCTGACGAAGGCGCCTCGGTCGGCTACCTCTTCCTGACCCTGGCCGTGGTCTACGGCCTGATGATGCTCTTCGCCGCCTGGATCGTCCGGGTCCCGCCCGAAGGCTGGAAGCCGGAGGGCTTCGACCCGGATACCAAGAAATCCTCCAAGATGATCTCGGCAGGCAACGTCACCGCCAACAACGCCGTCAAGACCCCGCAGTTCTGGCTGCTCTGGGTGGTGCTGTTCGTCAACATCACCGCGTCCATCGGTCTGCTGCCGCAGGCGGCCAGCTTTGTGCAGGACTTCTTCCGCGAGGACGACGGCGAAACCTTTGCCCACCCGGAGGTCGCGGCAGTGGCCGCCGCCGGGTTTGTCGGCTACCTGTCGCTGACCAACACCCTGGGCCGGTTCATCTGGGCCTCCACCTCGGACAAGATCGGCCGCAAGCCGATCTACATGATCTACCTGGGTCTGGGCGCTGCGCTCTACGTGGCGCTGGGCATGTTCGGCAACACGAACATGGCCGCGTTCATCATTCTGATCGGCATCATCCTGTCCTTCTACGGCGGCGGCTTCGCCACCATTCCGGCCTACCTGAGGGATCTCTTCGGCACCGTCCAGGTCGGCGCGATCCACGGCCGGCTGCTGACCTGCTGGTCGGCCGCCGGCATCGTGGGACCGGCCATCGTGAACATCACTCTGGATGCCGCTGACGGCGTTCCGGGTGAGGATCTGACCGCCGCGGACTACCGGCCGGCGCTGTTCATCATGGCCGGCCTGCTCGTGGTGGGCTTCATCGCCAACCTGATGGTGCGCCCGGTCAGCGAGAAGTGGCATGAGGAGTCCAAGCCCTCCGAGGACGATGAGGACAAGGACGACGCAGAGGAGAAGGCTGAGGCCGAGACCCAGAAGAAGGGCTCCGACACAAAGGTCGAGCCGGCCGGCGCCCCGATCGTTCCGGTCCCGGTGGCCTGGGTGGTGGTGTCCATTCCGATGCTGTACGGCCTGGTCTACACCTTCATCAACGCGATCCAGCTGTTCTTCCCGCCGGAGCCTGACGAGGTCGACGGCGATGACGCTGAGACCGAGGCCAGCGGACTGCTCACCGCAGCACGTCTGGCAGCGGCCGCCGTGCGGAGCGTTCACTCCGTGATCAGCTGA
- the mobA gene encoding molybdenum cofactor guanylyltransferase, producing the protein MRAAILLAGGRGARLGGVDKASLTQHGRTLLKHWIEALSVRGAEEIVVVGPEHLKDQVSMLPYASKEPGGGGDPYVRERPNVTVVREEPAYGGPAAAVYAGMQALQAQTGHVLLLAVDVVDPGPLLNWLLDQAAGSGAEAVVPLDWEGRDQFLSSAVPVQALREQMLGLDAQTVEGGRVRTLLAPIPHRRPVMPAHLGKDVDRPEDARRLGVNLP; encoded by the coding sequence GTGCGCGCAGCGATTCTGCTCGCAGGCGGACGAGGCGCACGCCTGGGCGGAGTGGACAAAGCATCTCTCACCCAGCACGGACGCACGCTCCTGAAGCACTGGATCGAAGCGCTGAGCGTCCGAGGCGCTGAGGAGATCGTCGTCGTAGGCCCCGAGCACCTCAAAGACCAGGTTTCGATGCTGCCGTACGCGTCGAAGGAACCCGGTGGGGGCGGAGACCCCTACGTGCGGGAGCGCCCGAATGTCACGGTGGTTCGTGAGGAGCCTGCTTACGGGGGGCCGGCCGCTGCTGTCTACGCGGGGATGCAGGCTCTGCAGGCCCAGACAGGACACGTGCTGCTGCTGGCCGTCGACGTCGTTGATCCCGGACCGCTGCTGAACTGGCTGCTTGATCAGGCCGCGGGCAGCGGAGCAGAGGCCGTAGTGCCCCTGGATTGGGAGGGCCGGGATCAGTTCCTCAGCTCAGCGGTTCCCGTGCAGGCTCTCCGAGAGCAGATGCTTGGACTGGACGCACAGACGGTTGAGGGCGGCCGCGTCAGAACCCTCCTGGCTCCTATCCCTCATCGCCGGCCGGTCATGCCTGCGCATCTTGGGAAGGACGTCGACAGGCCGGAGGATGCGCGGCGCCTCGGAGTGAATCTGCCCTAG
- a CDS encoding HNH endonuclease, which yields MRTLVLNAGYEPLSVVSSRRAALLVMRGKASILAQDGTPIASPSALIPRPSVVLLHRYVRVVRRGPATPSRRGVLRRDHRTCAYCGKPAATVDHVVPRARGGDSSWQNLVACCGPCNVRKGDKTLERLGWTLRVTPKAPLHHMWLPQELDAPQEAWMPFLEHSPA from the coding sequence ATGCGAACACTGGTGCTCAACGCCGGCTACGAGCCGCTGAGCGTGGTGTCCTCCCGCCGTGCCGCCCTGCTGGTGATGCGCGGAAAAGCCAGCATCCTCGCCCAGGACGGCACGCCCATCGCCTCGCCCTCTGCTCTGATCCCCAGGCCCAGCGTCGTCCTTCTGCATCGTTACGTGCGGGTGGTCAGGCGCGGGCCCGCGACCCCTTCGCGGCGCGGTGTTCTGCGCAGAGACCATCGGACCTGCGCCTACTGCGGCAAACCCGCCGCCACCGTGGACCACGTCGTCCCTCGTGCCCGGGGCGGAGACTCCTCCTGGCAGAACCTCGTGGCCTGCTGCGGTCCCTGCAACGTGCGCAAAGGGGACAAGACCTTGGAGCGGCTGGGCTGGACGCTGCGTGTCACCCCGAAGGCTCCTCTTCACCACATGTGGCTGCCCCAGGAGCTCGACGCCCCGCAGGAGGCCTGGATGCCCTTCTTGGAGCACAGCCCTGCCTGA
- a CDS encoding C40 family peptidase: MLITETKTQSRRERREAAGMQAVQLRAAKRTARTGGVAALALTAPGLLAATPAVAEAAEATDTTRASQEIGLTLEKAERASQVESPESATVVASPSSELAFERPSVSSESAAPAESEEPSSTTTEQQTTTESAQTGGTQEEAAQAGTATGQQETADESQSMAAASETAEPAQSATSGGGIVSAAYAAIGTPYVWASSSLSGMDCSGFVNWAYAQAGGPSIPRTTGGMLASLPRVSSPQPGDIVISNGGGHAEIYIGNGQSISSTTNGGGVHQHSTGYSGVVAYLRPSG; this comes from the coding sequence GTGCTGATCACAGAGACCAAAACCCAGAGCCGCCGCGAGCGTCGCGAGGCCGCCGGCATGCAGGCCGTGCAGCTCCGTGCCGCAAAGCGCACCGCCCGTACCGGTGGGGTCGCCGCCCTGGCCCTCACCGCCCCCGGCCTCCTGGCCGCCACCCCCGCTGTCGCAGAAGCCGCTGAGGCCACCGACACCACGCGCGCCTCCCAGGAGATCGGCCTGACTCTCGAGAAGGCCGAGCGCGCTTCTCAGGTTGAGTCCCCCGAGTCCGCAACCGTCGTGGCCTCCCCCAGCTCGGAGCTGGCCTTCGAGCGCCCCTCGGTCAGCTCCGAGTCCGCTGCCCCGGCTGAGTCCGAGGAGCCCTCCTCCACCACGACTGAGCAGCAGACCACGACTGAGTCCGCCCAGACCGGCGGCACTCAGGAAGAGGCTGCTCAGGCCGGCACCGCCACCGGCCAGCAGGAGACCGCTGACGAGAGCCAGTCCATGGCTGCCGCCAGCGAGACCGCTGAGCCCGCTCAGTCGGCCACCAGCGGCGGCGGCATCGTCTCTGCGGCCTACGCGGCCATCGGAACCCCCTACGTGTGGGCCAGCTCCAGCCTCTCCGGCATGGACTGCTCCGGCTTCGTGAACTGGGCCTACGCCCAGGCCGGCGGCCCCAGCATTCCCCGCACCACTGGCGGCATGCTTGCCTCCCTGCCCCGGGTTTCAAGCCCGCAGCCGGGTGACATCGTGATCTCCAACGGTGGTGGGCACGCTGAGATCTACATCGGCAACGGCCAGTCGATCTCCTCCACCACCAACGGCGGCGGCGTGCACCAGCACAGCACCGGGTACTCCGGTGTGGTCGCCTACCTGCGGCCGAGCGGCTGA
- a CDS encoding C40 family peptidase: MTENTEFASRRDRRRARGLAGAVSAHAGAAGRTAAASLAASGLVIGSGVAANASETSADEGREATTVEVTTGDLSVERASSAAPVSVTASRDAELAFERPAVTSESAAPAEEEAEPAPAQTESAPASQGQTQAQSQPAQTQQEPAQESSGQSSAAGGQAEQSQSDDSQSGPQAASGGDSSSSESSDSGAGSGSIVSAAHAALGTPYSWGGTTTGGMDCSGFINWAYARAGGPTVPRTTHGMMASLPRVSSPQPGDIVIANGQSHGGIYIGNGQVISATVSNGVSIHSLHAGWHNPTAYLRPGG; encoded by the coding sequence GTGACAGAGAACACCGAATTCGCTTCGCGCCGCGACCGGCGTCGCGCCCGTGGCCTTGCCGGCGCTGTCTCCGCCCACGCCGGCGCTGCTGGTCGCACCGCCGCCGCCTCCCTGGCTGCCTCCGGTCTGGTGATCGGCTCCGGCGTCGCCGCGAATGCTTCAGAGACTTCCGCAGACGAAGGCCGCGAGGCCACCACCGTTGAGGTCACCACCGGCGATCTCAGCGTGGAGCGCGCCTCCAGCGCCGCTCCGGTCAGCGTCACCGCATCGCGCGACGCCGAGCTTGCCTTCGAGCGCCCAGCCGTGACCTCCGAGTCCGCCGCTCCCGCTGAGGAGGAGGCTGAGCCGGCTCCTGCCCAGACCGAGTCCGCACCGGCCTCCCAGGGGCAGACGCAGGCCCAGAGCCAGCCCGCTCAGACTCAGCAGGAGCCCGCGCAGGAGAGCTCGGGCCAGTCCTCCGCCGCCGGCGGCCAGGCTGAGCAGAGCCAGTCCGACGACTCCCAGTCCGGCCCGCAGGCTGCTTCCGGCGGCGATTCCTCCTCCTCTGAGTCCTCTGACTCTGGGGCAGGCTCCGGCTCCATCGTGAGCGCGGCGCACGCAGCATTGGGAACTCCCTACAGCTGGGGCGGCACCACTACTGGCGGCATGGACTGCTCCGGGTTCATCAACTGGGCCTATGCCCGTGCCGGAGGCCCCACCGTCCCCCGCACCACCCACGGCATGATGGCTTCGCTGCCCCGTGTCTCCAGCCCCCAGCCCGGCGACATCGTGATCGCAAATGGTCAGTCCCACGGCGGCATCTACATCGGCAACGGCCAGGTCATCTCCGCCACGGTATCCAACGGCGTGAGCATCCATTCTCTGCACGCCGGCTGGCACAACCCGACCGCCTACCTCCGTCCGGGCGGCTGA
- a CDS encoding metal-dependent transcriptional regulator: MTDLIDTTEMYLRTILDLEEEGIVPLRARIAERLEHSGPTVSQTVARMERDGLLHLTESRQLELTESGRELAVQVMRKHRLAERLLSDVIGLDWPYIHEEACRWEHVMSERVERRLVEILEDPVESPYGNPIPGLEKLGVKRVAHPASLARTTLRRAAELHGGQNSHWRIQRLAESIQVEPEVLEQLLDVRLRPGVDVTVKGMNEAYVLLSVLDEQEGEFDVELPLEVAQHIFVNERSV, from the coding sequence TTGACCGATCTGATCGACACCACAGAGATGTATCTGCGCACTATCCTCGACCTCGAGGAGGAGGGGATCGTGCCGCTGCGCGCCCGGATCGCCGAACGCCTCGAGCACTCAGGGCCCACGGTGTCGCAGACCGTGGCCCGCATGGAGCGCGACGGGCTTCTGCATCTGACCGAGTCCCGGCAGCTGGAGCTGACCGAGTCCGGCCGCGAACTGGCCGTCCAGGTGATGCGCAAGCACCGGCTCGCCGAGCGGCTGCTCTCCGACGTGATCGGACTGGACTGGCCCTATATCCACGAGGAGGCCTGTCGCTGGGAGCACGTGATGAGCGAACGCGTGGAGCGCCGGCTGGTGGAGATCCTCGAGGATCCGGTGGAGTCTCCCTACGGCAACCCGATCCCCGGGCTGGAGAAGCTCGGCGTGAAGAGGGTCGCGCATCCGGCCTCGCTGGCGCGCACCACGCTTCGCCGGGCCGCGGAGCTGCACGGCGGGCAGAACAGCCACTGGCGGATCCAGCGCTTGGCCGAGTCCATCCAGGTGGAGCCGGAGGTGCTCGAGCAGCTGCTGGACGTGAGGCTGCGCCCGGGCGTGGATGTGACGGTCAAGGGGATGAACGAGGCGTACGTGCTCCTGTCTGTGCTGGACGAGCAGGAAGGGGAGTTCGACGTCGAGCTGCCGCTGGAGGTCGCCCAGCACATCTTCGTGAACGAACGGTCCGTGTGA